The following are encoded in a window of Fulvia fulva chromosome 7, complete sequence genomic DNA:
- a CDS encoding Vacuolar-sorting protein SNF8 translates to MASSRRGVGLGAFSNAAISSDKYAAHGAALRSTHADALANQLSVFQAALHNFSLTHAKDIRSNPTFRAEFARMCHAIGVDPLAGSNINAKDASGKGGSVWAKMLGTSVNDFYFELGVRLVEVCRESRGENGGMIALAEARKRIAKGRGLVGGGMEVTNDDVQRALESLEPLGGQFKIVHLGSTKYIRSVPKELNPDQSTVLEVIQVMGFVTVSMLQANLHWEQARGVAVIDDLVADSLVWVDEQAGETEYWSPAAMHEGG, encoded by the coding sequence ATGGCCTCTTCTCGTCGCGGCGTAGGCTTGGGCGCCTTCTCCAACGCCGCTATTTCCTCCGACAAGTACGCAGCTCATGGCGCTGCACTTCGATCAACCCACGCCGACGCTCTCGCCAACCAGCTCTCCGTCTTCCAAGCAGCACTGCACAACTTCTCCCTCACCCATGCCAAGGACATTCGCAGCAATCCGACTTTTCGCGCCGAGTTCGCTCGAATGTGTCATGCCATTGGTGTCGATCCCCTCGCTGGCAGCAACATCAACGCGAAAGATGCAAGCGGGAAGGGTGGCAGCGTGTGGGCGAAGATGCTCGGCACAAGCGTGAACGATTTCTACTTCGAGCTCGGCGTGCGGCTTGTGGAAGTTTGCAGAGAGTCACGGGGTGAAAACGGTGGCATGATTGCGTTGGCTGAAGCGAGAAAGCGGATAGCCAAGGGCAGAGGACTGGTAGGTGGTGGTATGGAAGTGACAAATGATGATGTTCAGCGTGCACTGGAGAGTCTGGAGCCACTGGGTGGACAGTTCAAGATTGTGCACCTGGGTTCCACGAAGTATATTCGCAGTGTCCCTAAAGAGTTGAATCCGGATCAGTCGACTGTGCTGGAAGTGATACAGGTCATGGGGTTTGTGACTGTGTCTATGCTGCAAGCGAACCTGCACTGGGAGCAGGCACGAGGTGTGGCCGTCATTGATGATCTGGTTGCCGACAGCCTGGTTTGGGTCGACGAGCAAGCTGGTGAAACCGAGTACTGGAGTCCTGCTGCTATGCACGAAGGTGGCTGA